The DNA sequence CCACAAGGACTATCCTATCTTTCCCTTTTCATAATCGAATAGTCTGAATTGGAAGGAGAAAATTCAAATAACTAAATCTGGTAGATAAGGAACTGCAACATGCAATTATCAGATTTGAACAGAGTGAGGAAATTAAGTCATAATGCTAGAGATGGAAGAATAAAATTTCGAACGCAAAGCGCACCAACAGAAACAACAAAGGTTCCTGGCAAATCATACTGAGGCTCTGTACAACGGAATAAACTTTCTGAACAATGACAGCAGGAAGCACAAATATGACCGTGTATCCATTTTTCTACAACTAACATCAACTGCCATATCATTAATTGTCAGTTAGCAGAAAAATCCAGATTAGAAGACGCACCTAGATCATCATGACTGATTTCCATCTCAGAAAGCCCAATCAGCTCTGCCACAGATAAGCAACcattctatttcaaattgtcgTCGTTGTCATGATCAGAAAAACTCTCTAGAATTGGAATGACAAAGTCACCCTCGCTGTTTTCCCATCCATTTTCATCATCTGTCATGTCCCTAATTTCATCCTTCAGTTCCATTTCCGTTCTCAACTCTCTTGTATGACGGTTTCCCAACAAGAGAAGCTCCAACACCTTTCTTCTCAAATCATAAATTGGGTTCGGCTCAATCAAACACCCTTTACTATATGCCTCCCTAAGAAAAACAATCTCAATATTCCCTTTAGTGGATATGTAGAATATCCCAGGATGCTTCAACAACAGCTCACGAATATTAACTTCAATGCCGAGGTCCTTTTTATAATGTGCCAATCTTTCGAGAGGCACCAACTTCTCAACAGTCAAGCTCAGAAGTTCATGAATAATCGCCACAGCTCGCTTCTCATACCGCTCAACCCCTCCAGACTTACGTTTTCCAACACCCTTTGACCTCGATATCAACTCATCACATCCTAAAGATTGTCCCAAGGGTTCAGTTTTTTGTCCATTCAAGTGATACGTAAGTTCTCTTTCGTAAGGCTTAACATAAGGAAGCCTTTGCCAATTTTTCAGTTTCTCCCTATAACCTGGTTCTATCTTAAACCCAGTCGGGAAATGAATAGGAAATGCATATTTCACCTCAAATTCACTCAACCATTTCTCAGTATACTCCTTTTGCCTCCAAGATTCAACCTTTGCCACCCCAGAACTCTCATCAATGCCATTTCTATCAATTAATTCAACAATTTCCAAATCCACCATCCTAAAAACTTCATCATACTTTATTGCAATTGAGTCCCTGAAGTTTTCAGGAAAGCCCAATTCAGTCCTCATTAATCTAAGTGCATGCAAATGTATACTACCATTAACAGACATCATTAAAATTTTCCTTATTCTCATCACATTCTCATGTTcattttgtgatatgaaatcttcTTCTTGCTTAAGCAAAATGACAAAGTTCTCCCTAAACTTGCAGCATAAATTACGCTTAATAGGGTGTGTAAATACCTCAAAAATATGGGGGTATTTCCGGAGAAGATCACCGGCGGTGCTGGTGTTAATGCCGGCATGAGGGGCACATTTGGACAGTGACTGAACTGAGACAAAACGACCGCGTTTTTTAGCAGATACGACGTCGTAGAGGTTAAGGATGAGTTTAAGTCTCCGGTATTGGGCTGTGAGTTTGTCGAGATTCGGGTCTCGGGTCCGGTTTTCCAGTCGGGTTTGGGCTGTATTTGCTGGTTTCTTCCACCGGGTTTGGGTTGTGGAATTGAAAGGGCCGAATGAAAGTGGAGTGTTTGATGATATCTTCGCCGGATTCTTCCACCGGAGTTGTAGAAATCTCATTTCTCCGTCACACGACGGTGGCCAGTGCTGGGGTGGGGATAGCCGCGAAGGGTGGTTACTTTTCAATCGGAATTTGGTTTTGGAATATTACGAAGAAGGGAAATTGAAATGTCGAAAGAGAAAAAATTAAGGCATAACACTTTCAAAATTTGCTTATAAGGGTGTACATCAGGGCGTTTGTAGATTTTAGTTTTATCCATAAGTATTACATTAAAAAAAATTGTATATTATTCTATTGTGTGAATAATAGAAGCATATCATAACTTTTGTAGCAAACTTTTTTCCAAAATGTACacattttagctcaacaatttcAATGTTAGTATTGTTGTAAGGGGATACCAAAAATATGTAAAATGTATTTGTACAACTTAAGCATCAACCATGATGAAAGAATAAACTCGTTAGTAATACATACCATCAATTGCATCTACTCAATGCAATTTATTGAACTTACAATTTTATCAATTATGAGTTGACCGCTTTAATTTTTCAGGAACTTTGCAGCACACgatctttttaaaataaaataaaataggctGGAAGGCAAGATCGGGTTATTGGCGTCATGTGCATCTAGAAAAGGAAGTGATTTATAAGTTGCATTGTCCCGAGGCGATGGAAAAATTTACCAATTTTGTAAATTTAATAAGTTGGAGGGAACTTGTAATCGCATTGAATACGTCTTAAAAAACATGTTTAGTTCAATGCGACTTATAAACCGTAATTAGTCACTGACACTTATAAATAGTGATTCATTAATGTGACTATAAATCGCGGTGTTAACTATCAATTAAGGCAACGGCATATTAACCGTAATTACTCAATGCGACTTAGAAATCGTAATAATGAGAGTTGTAAATCGCAATTAAAAGACTAAGAAATCGTAATGTTGGGCAATAATGAGAGTTATAAATTACAATTACTGAATAGGACTTATAAATCGCAATTACTGAATAAGACTTATAAATTGCAATTACTGAATGTGACTTATAAATCACAAGTACTGAATACGACTTATAAATCGCAAGTATTAAATGTGACTTATACATCGCAAGTCTGAATGCTACTTATAAAGCGTAATTATTGAATGCGGCTTATAAATCGCATTTACTGAATGCGACTTATAAATCGTAGTTACTGAAtgcgattatatttcatgaatgttTTTATTCTTGGGGAAGTTACACTGTATACCCCCTTTAACGAACTCTTAACACACCAtactttaattataaaattacACGTAGTACACATCAATTAATTACCCCACATACCTATTTAGTTAAAGGACAATAACTACCTAATAAATATGTCCCCTAAATTAAAGGAAGCTAGATATACAAAGCAAATCCACTCAAAATAGTATTCCATCTGTTTCAAACTTGGACcaaaattaaagaagaaaaaaggaTTATCCATTAAACAATTTTTTTACTATGGGAACCTATGTCTTTATAGAAATTTATCTTCTTCtatacaataaaaaaaatacaataaactAATTATTGTATATTATTAAAGAATGTTGATATTCCaagtaaaataatatatacacaataaatataaataaaagtatatttgatttgaatattgtatttcaaattagaatattgtggtatgtttggtttgaatactgtattccaaattagaatattgtggtGTGTTGGTTTGAATACTACAACGTGTTTGATTTGAATATTGTAATTTTAATTAGAATATTGTGGTGTATTAGTTTGAATAGTATATTCTAATATTTCTGTAGTTTAGATATTATAtcccaaattaaaatatttttatcttattttaacttttcttttgaTTACATAGATGTAAGAGAAAAACAATAAAGATGAAACACTTCATCTAACAAATAAATGGTAAAGAGATATTGTCTTGTACAAAACAAATGCTCCATTTTCATATTCTTACTCCTTTTGCACCCACAGGTCATAGGAAAGAATAGATAGGGTTGTTTATTTGGAACAATAAATCATTGGGGTATGATATTTCATTGAAAATTTATAATCCTAATTCCTTGGGATGATGGAGTGTTTTAAGGGATTTATCAAGTTGGAGTGAGAGATAATCTAATCCCTTAAAAGGTAAGATTTGTTTAATGGCATATAATGGTATTAAAGatgtaaaaaataaataaaattttataaagtagGTATAGAATATAAagcaaatattttaaatgtatATGGAGTTAACTGTGTTTTAAATAGGGGAATCTACACAAAATATCCATAAAACCTAAACTAATTATCTACCCTCAAACTAATTACAAAGACTACCCATACGGGTAAATATAATTACCCGCCCCTTCACTTATCTTCTGCCAAGGCGTTGCATCCACAAATCATGACGTCATTATTTTTATGACCATCTTCCCCCATTTCTCACTTATGTGCTTAACTCATTATTTAGTAAATCTATTTATAGAGATTATGGATAAATCACTATTGTCCTAGCATATATGATAAAAATATATCCTTTTTGTGGATTCTCACAGGGAATGGTCTGAGCTTAAGCATTTATACTTGTAGCCCTAATGCAGTTTTTAAGTAAAATACTATGCTATAGTAAAAGAAAGGATATTAATCATACTGAAATTTGGTTTCATTTGGAGATGATTTGAGGTGCTTGGGATTGAATTTTTAAAGACTCATCATTGTTGAATTTGAAACTTTTGAATTGAAATTTCAACTTTAAGATTTGTTGTTTGATTAAAAGTAGATATTTTAAAAAAGTAATTTATAGTATCTTTAGAAAGTTCATACTAgagattttttaaaatttattattagaAAAAATTAAATGCACAATTGAAGGACCTTGAAGCTGAAAATTCATGTAGTGGGCGTGTTGAGTATATAGTTGTTTTGAGCTGATTCTGCTTGGGTTTTGTTTGAAATGTTGATTAGAAGATGTAGCAAAAGTTTGAGCCAATTTGATAGAGATTTTGTAGTAGAGTTGTAAAATTTGGGTTGAAATTAAATTGAACTAGCGAAGATGATGGATTTGTACTATATAATAaaatggtatacatgtataccactttagtatataatttttaatttatacaaTTTATTCCAACAGTATACTCGTATAATATACAGTATAGTGTAATATTATACCGTTATAATTTGGTCCTTTTtaaatttattgaaatttttCATTGGAATCTTTTTAAAAGTTTAATTGAGTTTTCATGCCTTTTTCAATTTTTTGTTAAACAAAAATATTTACTTTTAAATGTTGAATGGAGGTTGTGTCTAAAGTTGAGCCAATTTGGTGGATTATTTGCACTAAAATTGTGaaatttgggttgaaattgaGTTGAACTAGCGAAAAAGATGAATCTATACTATATACCAAAATAGTATATATGTATACCGGTTTGGTATCATAAAGGACTGAGCTATTTTTTGAAGGAATGAACCATACCTATATCATGTCAGTAATGATATATACCGTGAGGGTATCATAGAGGACTGACgagttttttttttctattaAAGGAATGAATTAGTCCTCTATGATACCATGTTAGTATATATATACCATGTTGGTATCTTTTTCATCGGAACTTTTTTCAATGTTTCAATAGAGTTTTCacgcctttttaaaaaaaaattcttaaacAAAAGTACTTAGTTTGAAATGTTGAATGGAGGTTGTGGATAAATttataacgatccggccggttatTTTGGGCATCTatgctcctttctactatttgaagtcttgaatacctTCATACGatatattataacttgtgtgaattgtcggttttggtttttaggtatttcggagttagtttggaagaatgaaatccAACACTTTAAAGCTTgggttaaaatagtgaccagatattgacttatgtgtaaacgaccccggaatagagttttgatgattccaatagctccgtatggtgattttggacttaggagcgtgtccgaaaaattatttggacgcccgcagctaaattaggcttgaaatggctaaaataaaaatttaagtttgaaagtttgaccggggagttgactttttgatatcggggttggaatccgattctggaaattgaaataggtttgttatgtcatttatgacttgtgtgcaaaatttgaggtcaatcagacttaattcgataggtttcggcatcgaatatagaagttggaattttttagttttattaagcttgaattggggcatgattcgtggttttagcgttgtttgatgtgatttgaggtttcgactaagttcatatgatgttttaagacttgttggtatatttggttgaggtcccgaggggctcgggtgagattcggggtgatttcggaccatttctaggccatttttaattgctggtttctctctacagaggtgtgcatcgcgatcgcgaacatttggtcgcgttcgcgaagagcaatcagcagtttggggccttgtgaatcgcgatctcgtagaacaaaatctctatTGTACTAACccgactttagaagcttatatctcgcaatctataaggaatttgtaGATGATCCAAAagtaaaagttgtagcccttaatgtctagtttttagaaagttaaaccatttgtcatttgaatttttgtacaaaaagttatgaccattatactagaggctgtatGGAAGacttggggagtttgttcttcgcgatcgcgagtggttttccgcgatcgcgaagggcaaaTTTTGGACTGGaatattttgtgcttcgtgatcgcaaagCATGGACAAAAGCTATATTTTGATGTTTCAACCATTTTAATATATttggagttatggagctcggattgaag is a window from the Nicotiana tomentosiformis chromosome 10, ASM39032v3, whole genome shotgun sequence genome containing:
- the LOC104089130 gene encoding protein ROOT PRIMORDIUM DEFECTIVE 1, with protein sequence MRFLQLRWKNPAKISSNTPLSFGPFNSTTQTRWKKPANTAQTRLENRTRDPNLDKLTAQYRRLKLILNLYDVVSAKKRGRFVSVQSLSKCAPHAGINTSTAGDLLRKYPHIFEVFTHPIKRNLCCKFRENFVILLKQEEDFISQNEHENVMRIRKILMMSVNGSIHLHALRLMRTELGFPENFRDSIAIKYDEVFRMVDLEIVELIDRNGIDESSGVAKVESWRQKEYTEKWLSEFEVKYAFPIHFPTGFKIEPGYREKLKNWQRLPYVKPYERELTYHLNGQKTEPLGQSLGCDELISRSKGVGKRKSGGVERYEKRAVAIIHELLSLTVEKLVPLERLAHYKKDLGIEVNIRELLLKHPGIFYISTKGNIEIVFLREAYSKGCLIEPNPIYDLRRKVLELLLLGNRHTRELRTEMELKDEIRDMTDDENGWENSEGDFVIPILESFSDHDNDDNLK